One Nicotiana sylvestris chromosome 12, ASM39365v2, whole genome shotgun sequence genomic window carries:
- the LOC104244138 gene encoding cyclin-dependent kinase E-1 produces the protein MGDGNTSSRGGNSNSSNRPEWLQHYDLIGKIGEGTYGLVFLAKIKANRSKSIAIKKFKQSKDGDGVSPTAIREIMLLREITHENVVKLVNVHINQADMSLYLAFDYAEHDLYEIIRHHRDKVNQAINQYTVKSLLWQLLNGLNYLHSNWIIHRDLKPSNILVMGDGEEHGVIKIADFGLARIYQAPLKPLAENGVVVTIWYRAPELLLGAKHYTSAVDMWAVGCIFAELLTLKPLFQGQEVKGTPNPFQLDQLDKIFKVLGHPTPEKWPTLVNLPHWQSDVQRIQGHKYDNPALYSVLHLTPKSPAYDLLSKMLEYDPRKRITAAQALEHEYFRMEPLPGRNALVPPQPGEKIVNYPTRPVDTTTDFEGTISLQPPQPVSSGNAASGGMQGPHVMPNRSVPRPMPMVNMQRMPQGMSAYNLASQAGMGAGMNPGNMPIQRGVASQAHQQQMRRKDPGMGMPGYPPQQKSRRF, from the exons ATGGGAGATGGCAATACTAGCAGCAGAGGCGGCAATTCCAATAGCAGCAATCGGCCAGAGTGGTTGCAACACTACGATTTGATCGGAAAAATTGGGGAAGGAACTTACGGCTTGGTTTTCTTGGCTAAGATCAAAGCTAACCGCTCCAAATCTATTGCTATCAAGAAGTTTAAGCAATCCAAGGACGGCGACGGCGTTTCTCCCACGGCCATTCGTGAAATCATG TTGCTTCGGGAGATTACACATGAGAATGTTGTAAAGCTTGTCAATGTTCATATCAACCAAGCTGATATGTCCCTTTACCTCGCTTTTGACTATGCCGAGCATGACCTTTAT GAAATTATCAGACATCATAGAGACAAGGTCAATCAGGCTATCAATCAGTACACAGTGAAGTCCCTTTTATGGCAACTGCTTAATGGTCTCAATTATCTTCACAG TAATTGGATTATACACCGAGACCTAAAGCCATCAAATATCTTG GTGATGGGTGACGGAGAGGAACATGGAGTTATTAAAATCGCTGATTTTGGCCTTGCAAGAATTTATCAGGCTCCATTGAAACCATTAGCTGAGAATGGG GTTGTAGTGACCATCTGGTATCGTGCACCAGAGTTACTCCTTGGGGCAAAACACTACACAAGTGCAGTTG ATATGTGGGCTGTTGGCTGTATATTTGCTGAGCTTCTTACTCTAAAGCCACTATTTCAAGGGCAAGAAGTGAAAGGAACACCAAATCCGTTCCAG CTTGACCAACTTGACAAGATATTTAAGGTTCTCG GTCATCCCACCCCAGAAAAGTGGCCAACACTGGTAAACCTTCCACATTGGCAATCTGACGTGCAGCGTATTCAAGGACATAAGTA TGACAATCCTGCACTTTATAGTGTTTTGCACCTGACGCCCAAAAGTCCTGCATATGACCTCCTTTCTAAGATGCTTGA ATATGATCCTCGCAAAAGAATAACAGCAGCGCAAGCTCTCGAGCATGA GTACTTTCGGATGGAACCTCTACCTGGCCGCAA TGCACTTGTTCCACCACAGCCTGGAGAAAAAATTGTGAACTATCCAACTCGACCTGTGGACACGACTACAGACTTTGAAGGAACAATTAGTCTTCAACCTCCTCAGCCA GTATCATCAGGAAATGCAGCATCTGGTGGCATGCAAGGTCCCCATGTAATGCCGAATAGATCTGTGCCCCGACCGATGCCAATGGTCAACATGCAAAGGATGCCTCAGGGCATGTCTGCTTACAATCTTGCTTCTCAAGCTGGCATGGGTGCTGGAATGAACCCGGGAAACATGCCCATTCAGCGTGGTGTTGCGTCTCAGGCACATCAGCAGCAG ATGAGAAGGAAAGATCCAGGAATGGGGATGCCTGGATACCCTCCGCAACAGAAATCTAGACGTTTCTGA